The proteins below come from a single Alkalispirillum mobile genomic window:
- the fis gene encoding DNA-binding transcriptional regulator Fis — protein MEQQLPSKTTNSSTGVDNGGAIAPLREAVSEALDQYFQQLNGHDCYGLHQLVMREVEVPLIQAAMAYADGNQTRAAQLLGINRGTLRRKLREYQL, from the coding sequence ATGGAACAACAGTTACCCTCCAAAACAACGAATTCCTCCACGGGCGTGGACAACGGCGGCGCGATCGCGCCGCTGCGCGAGGCCGTCTCTGAGGCCCTGGATCAGTATTTTCAGCAGCTAAACGGGCATGATTGCTACGGCCTGCACCAGCTGGTGATGCGCGAGGTGGAAGTGCCGCTGATCCAGGCCGCGATGGCGTACGCTGACGGCAACCAGACGCGCGCCGCCCAGCTGCTGGGGATCAACCGCGGTACGCTGCGCCGCAAGCTGCGCGAGTACCAGCTGTAA
- a CDS encoding DUF3426 domain-containing protein: MTAEHRPGTGPAWAAWGLSALLLLLLLGQLSYLYREALAQQPQLRPWADGVCAVAGCTLPRYREPEAFRVDERTFEFHRHRDDVLVLRGRLVNGAPFRQDFPEMHVHMRDMDGHTLGARWFTAEEYLDAAEPVAPGRAGLAPGQVVGLHLELMVPLDEVPSVALGFR, encoded by the coding sequence ATGACCGCAGAGCACCGCCCGGGAACCGGCCCCGCGTGGGCGGCTTGGGGCCTTTCGGCGCTGCTTCTGCTGCTGTTGCTGGGGCAGCTCAGCTACCTTTACCGGGAAGCGTTGGCGCAGCAGCCACAGCTGCGGCCCTGGGCAGATGGGGTCTGCGCAGTGGCCGGCTGTACCCTTCCCCGCTATCGCGAGCCCGAGGCGTTTCGGGTGGACGAGCGCACATTCGAGTTTCACCGGCACCGGGATGACGTGCTCGTCCTGCGTGGCAGGCTGGTCAACGGGGCGCCGTTCCGGCAGGATTTCCCCGAAATGCACGTGCACATGCGTGACATGGACGGGCATACGCTGGGGGCGCGCTGGTTCACCGCCGAGGAGTACCTGGACGCCGCCGAGCCCGTGGCACCGGGCCGGGCGGGCCTGGCCCCGGGACAGGTGGTAGGCCTGCACCTGGAGTTGATGGTGCCCCTTGATGAGGTGCCCAGCGTGGCACTGGGCTTCCGGTGA